One window of the Conexibacter sp. SYSU D00693 genome contains the following:
- a CDS encoding NAD(P)/FAD-dependent oxidoreductase: MSLMESSASLTSAGPPLSSELHEALAEANIPTLLLVLAHLTGEERWLDAPYRPTAQRGPGDHDTAGLPPERQQEVRDAVAEVVHAIQRGERAPAPDPSPETVTRWLSKSLGVEVALDSGPLLAEELGLEDRWVEVPPAAAEQGLDVLIVGSGYSGIAAAIALERAGVPYRLVEKNDSLGGTWLENTYPGCGVDTPSHLYSFSFAQDPGWPRYFGKRHELFAYLERVAEEHGITRNVHFGLEVTTATWDEGAHRWHVVAEGSGGRAEFSARIVISAVGLLNRPAIPAIAGLEDFAGPCFHTARWRDDVDLAGKRVGVLGTGASSMQLVPAIAGVPSELVVFQRSPQWGIPHPNYKREVTPAVQRLMRELPRYQGWYRLRQVWNNGDRLHESLQIDPDWPHLERSINETNDRHRRFLTEYILDELGDRTDLIDQCVPTYPPYGKRPLLDNGWFRTVRRDDVRLVTERVTAVKPHAVVTADDVEHELDVLVLATGFQALNMLGPMTVVGRSGTTLRDLWGPDDARAYLGMTVPDFPNLFCLWGPNTNAGHGGSHVLSVEIQVRYVMQVIAGMAEREATAVECRQEVFDAYNERLDDALSRTIWTHPGMSTYYRNSRGRIVYNMPWTNAQYWHMTRRPALDRDFVLRRAG; this comes from the coding sequence ATGAGCCTCATGGAGTCCAGCGCATCACTGACGTCCGCCGGTCCGCCGCTCTCCAGCGAGCTGCACGAGGCGCTCGCCGAGGCCAACATCCCCACGCTCCTGCTCGTGCTCGCGCACCTGACGGGCGAGGAGCGGTGGCTGGACGCCCCCTATCGCCCGACCGCGCAGCGAGGACCGGGCGACCACGACACCGCGGGCCTGCCGCCCGAGCGACAGCAGGAGGTGCGCGATGCCGTGGCGGAGGTGGTCCACGCGATCCAGCGCGGCGAGCGCGCGCCGGCGCCGGACCCGTCGCCCGAGACGGTCACGCGGTGGCTGAGCAAGTCCCTGGGCGTCGAGGTCGCCCTGGACTCGGGCCCGCTGCTGGCGGAGGAGCTCGGCCTGGAGGACCGCTGGGTGGAGGTGCCGCCCGCCGCCGCCGAGCAGGGGCTCGACGTGCTCATCGTCGGCTCCGGCTACTCCGGGATCGCCGCGGCGATCGCCCTCGAACGCGCCGGCGTGCCCTACCGCCTGGTCGAGAAGAACGACTCCCTGGGCGGCACGTGGCTCGAGAACACCTACCCCGGCTGCGGCGTGGACACCCCGTCTCACCTCTACTCCTTCTCCTTCGCGCAGGATCCGGGGTGGCCGCGGTACTTCGGCAAGCGCCACGAGCTCTTCGCCTACCTCGAACGCGTGGCCGAGGAGCACGGGATCACCCGCAACGTGCACTTCGGGCTGGAGGTGACCACCGCCACCTGGGACGAGGGAGCGCACCGCTGGCACGTCGTCGCAGAGGGCTCCGGCGGGCGCGCCGAGTTCTCCGCGCGGATCGTCATCTCCGCCGTCGGGCTGCTCAACCGTCCGGCGATCCCCGCGATCGCCGGCCTCGAGGACTTCGCCGGTCCGTGCTTCCACACCGCCCGCTGGCGCGACGACGTCGACCTCGCGGGCAAGCGCGTCGGCGTCCTCGGCACCGGCGCGAGCAGCATGCAGCTCGTGCCGGCCATCGCCGGCGTCCCGTCGGAGCTCGTCGTCTTCCAGCGCTCGCCGCAGTGGGGCATCCCGCACCCCAACTACAAGCGCGAGGTGACGCCCGCCGTGCAGCGGCTCATGCGCGAGCTGCCGCGCTACCAGGGCTGGTACCGGCTGCGCCAGGTGTGGAACAACGGCGACCGGCTCCACGAGTCGCTGCAGATCGACCCCGACTGGCCGCACCTGGAGCGCTCGATCAACGAGACCAACGACCGCCACCGCCGGTTCCTGACGGAGTACATCCTCGACGAGCTCGGCGACCGCACCGACCTCATCGACCAGTGCGTGCCGACCTACCCGCCCTACGGCAAGCGCCCGCTGCTGGACAACGGCTGGTTCCGCACGGTGCGCCGCGACGACGTCCGCCTGGTGACCGAGCGGGTCACGGCGGTCAAGCCCCACGCCGTGGTGACCGCCGACGACGTCGAGCACGAGCTGGACGTGCTCGTCCTCGCGACCGGCTTCCAGGCCCTCAACATGCTCGGGCCGATGACCGTCGTCGGCCGGTCAGGCACCACGCTGCGCGACCTGTGGGGGCCCGACGACGCGCGCGCCTACCTCGGCATGACGGTCCCGGACTTCCCCAACCTCTTCTGCCTCTGGGGACCCAACACGAACGCCGGTCACGGCGGCAGCCACGTGCTCAGCGTGGAGATCCAGGTGCGCTACGTCATGCAGGTCATCGCCGGGATGGCCGAGCGGGAGGCGACGGCCGTGGAGTGCCGTCAGGAGGTGTTCGACGCCTACAACGAGCGTCTGGACGACGCGCTGTCGCGCACGATCTGGACGCACCCCGGCATGAGCACCTACTACCGCAACAGCCGCGGGCGCATCGTCTACAACATGCCGTGGACCAACGCGCAGTACTGGCACATGACGCGCCGGCCCGCGCTGGACCGGGACTTCGTCCTGCGACGCGCCGGGTGA
- a CDS encoding phosphotransferase family protein, with protein MDPRLELAALTGRIAFHVARERHARPRPTTLREVPPSPEHLTERWLTQALCDGVPGAAVERFDLGPRNDGTSARRSLRVHLNEAGREAGLAEHLFTKSSPSFTTRLVAASAGLGRIESAFYAQMRPELDIEAPVTRYSAFDPVSFRQLLLVDDVTVTRDATFGTVLTRTLSREQAEQVVDTLAALHARYWEGPIVRRFGTWLVSSYEWMAQLNVTINAPKRMLVGFDRGREVIPPELHRRRHEVPAALMRSLEINVSGPQTVLHGDVHPGNWYVTGDGRMGLYDWQCMVRGGWARDLAYALSSHLTVEQRRDWERDLVARHGERLAEAGVTPPDPEAALLAYRQQMLHAMFMWLGTIGRHRLQPDMQPADITLETVRRTCQAAADLEALDAVDRQPARAVAV; from the coding sequence ATGGACCCCCGTCTCGAGCTCGCGGCGCTCACCGGCCGCATCGCCTTCCACGTGGCCCGTGAGCGGCACGCGCGGCCGCGACCCACCACGCTGCGCGAGGTCCCTCCCTCGCCCGAGCACCTCACCGAGCGATGGCTCACGCAGGCGCTGTGCGACGGCGTGCCGGGCGCCGCGGTCGAGCGCTTCGACCTCGGTCCGCGCAACGACGGCACGTCGGCCCGGCGCAGCCTGCGGGTCCACCTCAACGAGGCCGGTCGGGAGGCTGGCCTGGCCGAGCACCTCTTCACGAAGTCCAGCCCGAGCTTCACCACCCGCCTGGTCGCCGCGAGTGCTGGGCTCGGGCGCATCGAGTCGGCCTTCTACGCCCAGATGCGCCCCGAGCTGGACATCGAGGCGCCGGTGACCCGCTACTCGGCCTTCGACCCGGTGTCCTTCCGCCAGCTGCTCCTGGTCGACGACGTGACGGTGACCCGCGACGCGACCTTCGGCACGGTGCTGACGCGGACGCTCAGCCGCGAGCAGGCCGAGCAGGTCGTCGACACGCTGGCGGCGCTGCACGCCCGCTACTGGGAAGGCCCCATCGTCCGGCGCTTCGGCACGTGGCTGGTCTCCTCGTACGAGTGGATGGCGCAGCTCAACGTGACGATCAACGCGCCCAAGCGCATGCTCGTGGGCTTCGACCGCGGCCGCGAGGTCATCCCGCCAGAGCTGCACCGCCGCCGCCACGAGGTGCCGGCCGCCCTGATGCGCTCGCTGGAGATCAACGTCAGCGGTCCCCAGACCGTCCTGCACGGCGACGTCCATCCCGGCAACTGGTACGTCACCGGCGACGGACGCATGGGTCTCTACGACTGGCAGTGCATGGTCCGCGGCGGCTGGGCACGCGACCTCGCCTACGCCCTGAGCTCGCACCTGACCGTCGAGCAACGACGCGACTGGGAGCGCGACCTCGTCGCGCGCCACGGCGAGCGCCTGGCGGAGGCGGGCGTCACCCCGCCCGACCCCGAAGCGGCCTTGCTGGCCTACCGCCAGCAGATGCTGCACGCGATGTTCATGTGGCTCGGGACCATCGGGCGCCACCGGCTCCAGCCCGACATGCAGCCGGCGGACATCACCCTGGAGACGGTCCGCCGCACCTGCCAGGCGGCGGCCGACCTCGAGGCGCTGGACGCCGTCGACCGGCAGCCCGCGCGGGCGGTGGCCGTCTAG
- a CDS encoding CaiB/BaiF CoA-transferase family protein: MGPLSGLKVLELGSIGPGPFAAMVLSDLGADVLRVERPGGTALLADAGADPVARGRPSVGVDLKTDDGRADVLRMAAAADALIEGNRPGVLERLGLGPEVLLARNPRLVVGRMTGYGQDGPLARVPGHDVNYLAISGALGAIAREGERPLFPLNLVGDYGGGGLLLALGIVCGAFEARRSGRGQVVDAAMVDGAALLTTAIHGLRASGTWRDTPGTNVLDSGAHFYEVYATNDGGHVAVGAIEPQFYGALLEVLGLDPAETPQWDRGRWPELKERFAQCFARRSTEEWRALLEHADACTTPVLGLADAPGHPHNAARGTFFERDGVVQPAPAPRFSRTPADPHRPVPSAEDVLRRWGVQRAPTPQAGSPS; this comes from the coding sequence ATGGGACCGCTCTCCGGGCTGAAGGTGCTGGAGCTGGGCTCGATCGGGCCAGGCCCGTTCGCGGCGATGGTGCTCAGCGACCTGGGCGCCGACGTGCTGCGCGTCGAGCGGCCCGGGGGCACGGCCCTGCTGGCCGACGCCGGCGCCGACCCGGTGGCTCGTGGCCGGCCGAGCGTCGGGGTCGATCTCAAGACGGATGACGGGCGCGCCGACGTGCTGCGGATGGCCGCGGCAGCCGACGCCTTGATCGAGGGCAACCGTCCCGGGGTGCTCGAGCGGCTCGGGCTCGGCCCGGAGGTCCTACTCGCCCGCAACCCGCGCCTCGTCGTCGGCCGGATGACCGGCTACGGCCAGGACGGCCCACTTGCCCGGGTCCCCGGCCACGACGTCAACTACCTGGCCATCTCCGGCGCTCTGGGCGCCATCGCGCGCGAGGGCGAGCGCCCGCTGTTCCCGCTCAACCTCGTCGGTGACTACGGCGGCGGCGGGCTGCTCCTGGCGCTCGGGATCGTCTGCGGTGCCTTCGAGGCACGCCGCTCCGGGCGCGGGCAGGTGGTCGACGCGGCGATGGTCGACGGCGCCGCGCTGCTGACGACGGCCATCCACGGCCTGCGGGCCAGCGGCACGTGGCGCGACACGCCCGGGACCAACGTCCTGGACTCCGGCGCGCACTTCTACGAGGTCTACGCCACGAACGACGGCGGGCACGTCGCCGTCGGGGCGATCGAGCCGCAGTTCTACGGGGCGCTGCTGGAGGTCCTCGGGCTGGACCCGGCCGAGACGCCGCAGTGGGACCGCGGGCGCTGGCCGGAGCTCAAGGAGCGCTTCGCTCAGTGCTTCGCCCGGCGCAGCACCGAGGAGTGGCGGGCGCTGCTCGAGCACGCCGACGCGTGCACGACGCCCGTCCTGGGGCTCGCCGACGCGCCGGGCCACCCGCACAACGCCGCGCGCGGGACGTTCTTCGAGCGTGACGGCGTCGTGCAGCCAGCGCCCGCGCCGCGCTTCAGCCGGACGCCGGCTGACCCCCACCGCCCCGTGCCGAGCGCCGAGGACGTGCTGCGCCGCTGGGGCGTGCAGCGGGCGCCCACCCCGCAGGCCGGCTCGCCGTCCTGA
- a CDS encoding TetR/AcrR family transcriptional regulator, translating into MASAPSARGLARQRKILEVAAQLFSQSGYAAVGVDEIGRRAGMTGPGIYRHFAGKDEILATLLEQVLDGIVSATGGRDEDPWVDLRRIAEGHTGYLLAERRLAGVWIYDQRSLSQTYRRRLRLRQAAYVDTVRGCLSRCLPGWSEEDVRSVTHMALGILNSVVGWPPSEPERERRMAAATAGTVVDLVRGLRDGSFAPPAPASA; encoded by the coding sequence ATGGCGTCGGCGCCGTCCGCGCGCGGGCTCGCGCGCCAGCGCAAGATCCTCGAGGTCGCCGCGCAGCTGTTCAGCCAGAGCGGCTACGCCGCGGTGGGCGTGGACGAGATCGGCCGTCGGGCCGGCATGACGGGACCGGGGATCTACCGGCACTTCGCCGGCAAGGACGAGATCCTCGCCACCCTCCTCGAGCAGGTGCTCGACGGCATCGTCTCGGCCACCGGCGGGCGCGACGAGGACCCGTGGGTCGACCTGCGACGGATCGCCGAGGGCCACACGGGCTACCTCCTGGCCGAACGGCGCCTCGCCGGCGTGTGGATCTACGACCAGCGCTCGCTGTCGCAGACCTACCGGCGCCGCCTCCGGCTGCGCCAGGCCGCCTACGTCGACACCGTGCGCGGGTGCCTGTCGCGCTGCCTGCCCGGCTGGTCGGAGGAGGACGTGCGCAGCGTCACCCACATGGCGCTGGGCATCCTCAACTCGGTCGTCGGCTGGCCCCCGTCGGAGCCCGAGCGCGAGCGCCGCATGGCCGCCGCGACGGCAGGCACGGTCGTCGACCTCGTCCGCGGCCTGCGCGACGGGTCCTTCGCGCCGCCCGCGCCCGCGTCCGCCTAG
- a CDS encoding AAA family ATPase: MTDITTDAAAYVGAGGELDLLTVAAEQGAPVLLLGPTGCGKTVLVEALARDLGRELVTVTCHDDLTTADLVGRHLIRGGDVVWQDGPLTTAMRDGAVCYLDEVIEARADTLAVLHSVADHRRTLYVDRLDAEVVAHPDFLLAASYNPRGPGAAKELKTALRQRFVTVSLDYLPADEETGVVADRGGVDRDVARRLVAGAGLLREAATRDLHERFDPPSTRALVTAARLVRGGAAFDVAFGACVLGTLEVDPGTRQALAELVDAQQVR; encoded by the coding sequence TTGACCGACATCACGACCGACGCCGCGGCCTACGTGGGCGCGGGCGGAGAGCTCGACCTGCTCACCGTCGCCGCCGAGCAGGGCGCCCCGGTGCTCCTGCTCGGACCGACCGGCTGCGGCAAGACCGTGCTCGTCGAGGCGCTGGCCCGCGACCTCGGGCGCGAGCTCGTGACCGTCACCTGCCACGACGACCTCACGACCGCCGACCTCGTCGGCCGCCACCTCATCCGCGGCGGCGACGTCGTCTGGCAGGACGGGCCGCTCACCACCGCGATGCGCGACGGTGCGGTCTGCTATCTCGACGAGGTCATCGAGGCGCGGGCCGACACGCTGGCGGTGCTGCACTCGGTCGCCGACCACCGGCGCACGCTCTACGTCGACCGCCTCGACGCCGAGGTCGTCGCGCACCCGGACTTCCTGCTGGCGGCCTCCTACAACCCGCGCGGCCCCGGGGCGGCCAAGGAGCTCAAGACCGCCCTGCGCCAGCGCTTCGTCACCGTGTCGCTCGACTACCTGCCGGCCGACGAGGAGACGGGGGTGGTCGCCGACCGGGGCGGCGTGGACCGCGACGTGGCACGTCGCCTCGTGGCCGGCGCCGGGCTGCTGCGCGAGGCGGCCACGCGTGACCTCCACGAGCGCTTCGACCCACCGTCGACCCGGGCGCTCGTGACCGCCGCGCGCCTGGTGCGCGGTGGGGCGGCGTTCGACGTGGCCTTCGGCGCCTGCGTCCTCGGGACGCTCGAGGTCGATCCGGGTACGCGCCAGGCGCTGGCCGAGCTCGTGGACGCCCAGCAGGTCCGGTGA
- a CDS encoding enoyl-CoA hydratase/isomerase family protein — MSQDDAPLTSADLGDGVREITLARPQLLNRFDRALHHALTAALLQVAGDETVRAVALTSTGKAFSAGGDFAEMRRTHQDAVARRQTIADARRMLAAVLDLPQPMVVGVQGPAIGLGATVVLLGDAVVAARRATIADTHVNVGLVAGDGGCLVWPQSAGMLRARRHLLTGDPLDAEAAFGLGLVTDLVDEPGDVRPAVLALAERIAALPPLAVQGTKRALDVVTRRRSSEVVELSLELEAQTMTTADHLEGFTAFQERRPPAFHGR, encoded by the coding sequence ATGTCCCAGGACGACGCCCCGCTCACCTCCGCCGACCTCGGCGACGGCGTGCGCGAGATCACCCTCGCGCGGCCACAGCTGCTCAACCGCTTCGATCGCGCCCTCCACCACGCGCTGACCGCGGCGCTGCTGCAGGTCGCCGGCGACGAGACGGTGCGCGCCGTGGCGCTGACCTCCACCGGCAAGGCCTTCAGCGCCGGCGGGGACTTCGCCGAGATGCGCCGCACGCACCAGGACGCCGTGGCTCGGCGGCAGACGATCGCCGACGCGCGCCGGATGCTCGCCGCCGTCCTCGACCTGCCTCAGCCGATGGTCGTCGGGGTGCAGGGACCGGCCATCGGCCTGGGCGCGACGGTCGTGCTGCTGGGCGACGCGGTGGTCGCGGCGCGCCGGGCGACGATCGCCGACACCCACGTCAACGTCGGGCTCGTGGCGGGCGACGGCGGCTGCCTCGTGTGGCCCCAGAGCGCCGGGATGCTGCGCGCCCGGCGCCACCTGCTCACCGGTGACCCGCTGGACGCCGAGGCCGCCTTCGGCCTGGGCCTGGTGACCGACCTCGTCGACGAGCCCGGCGACGTCCGTCCGGCGGTGCTGGCGCTGGCGGAGCGCATCGCCGCCCTCCCGCCGTTGGCGGTCCAGGGCACCAAGCGCGCGTTGGACGTCGTGACCCGCCGGCGGTCCTCGGAGGTGGTCGAGCTCTCCCTCGAGCTGGAGGCCCAGACGATGACGACCGCCGACCACCTCGAGGGCTTCACCGCCTTCCAGGAGCGCCGCCCTCCCGCCTTCCACGGGCGGTGA